The region GATATGATCTAGAATCAGTAATAACTCTAAGCTTTTGCAGCCAGTTTGCTAATCCCCTACCACTTTCCACCTGTGATGTCATAAAGTACGCGGTCATAACGACGATGATGGAAGCCAAAATGGTTACAGCTAGAACCACTAACTAAACAAAGCCACTCGATGCAAATAGACAAATGGTATCACCTCAACTACAATTTCCAACTTTAGCTTCACGCGCTCCGCATCACGTCCTCCCGAAGCAGAATCTCTCAGAACTTTCCTGAAAACAAACAGAAGAAGATGATCAATTTCGAGGGGATTATGAGTTTCCATGGTATACCAGATAACTAGAAGGCCCTTGGGCAGAGGCTTGAACTTGTCACAACCATACTATCATGAAGGAGAAACAAGTTATCACAGGGATGGTCTACAACCCCCCAGAACCATAGCCAAGAGCTGAGAAATACCCATCATAGCCAGCTcaaccttttttcttttcttcaccTGGCAAACCATGTCTCCCATGTAGGAACCTACCCTAACTCTGCTTCCGTTCGCAATGAAAAAGTAAAACAAGCACCACGATGCAAAAGGAGAACTCACCGGACAGTGACGGCCTGGAGGCTGTCCCCGACGGCGATGAGATTGTACGCGTGCCAcaggtcgtcctcctcctccggcagcaGCTGCGCAACACATGAGCGAGCTAGTCAGCAGCCACGCCAACAGAGCCCCACCGGGCCGGTCAAACAGAGCGCGccgagaggggagggaagaggggAGAGGGGACCTTGGCGGAGCCGGGCCCGTTGCgggtgaggttgcggtggacgagctTCATCGCGGCGGCGGCCGCCGGAATCCGAGCCGCAAGGATTTTCGCTAGGCGATTCTTGCTGTCGGGGACGGCGGCGAGTGGAGGGGAGAGGATTCGTGGCGGCGAGGGTAATTAACCTGCTCTATTTTTTTTCCTCCTCGGTTTAGGAATCCTCGAGATTCCGTGTGCTACACCGCTTGGGCCTTGGGCGGCACGAGGGGAGATGCGGCCCGCGACTGCAAGGCCGACAAAGGCTTGCGGAAAGCAACGCAGCCCAACAAGTCCACAGAAAAAGAAAACGCGGCCGAGAGAACAGCACaggccccctctccctctctccccctggtCGCCGTGTCGCTCGCATCTCCGCacgcaccgccgtcgccgccggtgCTCCCTTCTCCCCCCACACCCCCGCCGACGGCTGTCTGCTACTCCGGTCATCTCGCCCCGCCGAGGAAGGAAGGGCATGGCTCTGCGGGCGGCCGCCGCGAGGCTGGCGTCCtccagcctccgccgccgccacggccaccTCCTCCCGGCGGCCGGCACCGCCAGCCACGCGGCCTTCCTCCACTCCCACGCCACCAGCTTCGGTACGCCCCGCCCCCCTTCCTCGTCGCCACCTCTCCCGTGGCCTGCTTGCTGCTCACGGTCTCGTTCCTCGTCAGGATTCAAGCAGGTGCGCGAGGACGAGAAGAGCAAGCTGGTCGGCAACGTCTTCAGCAGCGTCGCCTCCAGCTACGACGTCATGAATGACCTCATGAGCGCTGGCCTGCACAGGCTCTGGAAGGACAGGTTAGCTAGTGGAGCTCAGTCCATTACTTCGTAATATACGGGGATTCCTTGTTCTTATCGGATTCTTGTGCCTCTTTTCCAGGCTGATCTCAAAGCTGAATCCTTTTCCTGGGATGAAGCACCTCGACGTGGCCGGTGGGACAGGTATAATAGTACTCCAGTTAACAGGGGTGTCCTTCTACTATACCCTCATTCAGAATATAAGATGATAGTCATCAGATTGACACAATTAGGACAACACAGACAGTCACAAACGAATTTAGTGGGATCAGATGTCTCCCAAATGATATATTCTGGCCAATGGCTTGCCTCACATAAACTTCACACTGATTTCTCAGCATTGTTCCCATGTTCATCCTTTCCCTAACATAAGAATTATGCATTTCCTGTTGCTAATGATATCTCTATGTTAGTCTGTGATGGACTCCTCATTCATTCTCTGTCATAATTTATGTACTAATGTTGATCGTTAACACAATAAGTATTTAAATTCCTGTTCTGCCTCCCTCCATGTGGTAATGCAAGATTCAGTGTCTATATTTCCTCTCCAAATTGGCAGATAGAGGAGCACATGCATTATCTATGAAGTGATACATTTAACTAAGGACCTCTTCTTTGTTCTAAAAATTATGCTCAGCTTATTGTAGCCTTGTTCTAGATTAATTGTACAGTGTACACCTTGTCTTCCTGTTGCCACTGTATCTTTTTATTTATGAACGGCTTCATTTTGACATGTTATGCTGCTAAGAAGTTTCTGCACCAATATCATTGTCAATTCTCTTCAGCACTCGTTATGAAATTTGAAATAATGTGCCTGGCATCTCTTCTATGTCAACTCCAGGGGATGTTGCATTCCGTGTGGTGGAAAGAATTAAGAGTGTGAGCCACAGAGCTACGCAGGGTACTCTTACTGATATGGAAGAAGACACTGACATTTATGTTTGCGACATTAATCCAAATATGCTAGAAGTTGGAAAGAAGCGTGCTGCTGAAAAAGGTTGTGGTTCATGAAACTCATTTCATCATGCCACCTTAATTTCAAATGTTGTTCTGTTGTCCGACAGTTTATTCTTATTTCAGGCTACAATGAAGAGCAGTGCCTTAGTTGGGTACAGGGAGATGCAGAAGCTCTTTCTTTTGAGGATGGGTCTATGGATGGCTATACTATTGCATTCGGGATCAGAAATGTTACACACATTGAGAAAGCTCTATCGGAAGCTTACAGGTGGGCCACACAAAAATCCTGAACCAACTAACAAATCTTACCCCAGTCTCATTTTTAATCTCCTGAAGTTTCTACTACACTGGAAATTAGATGCATCCATCTGTTAAAATATTTGTATTTGATTTTGATTTTTCAAACTTATAAACGGTTGGCAAGTTTCGATTGAATGTTGTTTTCAAGGAGATTTCTGTCTGTAGGAAATCTGACTGGTTTCTGTTCTTTGCATCTAATCAGTTTCACATGGATTTATGTGTTTCAGAATTCTAAAGAAAGGAGGAAGGTTCCTGTGCTTGGAGTTGAGCCATGTGGATGTTCCAATTTTTAAAGACATGTAAGGTTTCTTTAGTCAAGTATGCCAGCATTGTAGGATAAATTTGTATGAGAAATGTCTTGAACATTCTGTTAAAATTAAACAAACAGATGCCAGACATACAATTAATTGTCAGCAACTGCACTGTTCATTTTCAGCATTTGCACTAAGCACTGCAACAAAGTTATAATCTGTTAGCAGCCTATGCGGCTATGTGTTAAACATCGCCGGAAGTTGCCCTACATAGGCTCATGTTTCTTGTTGTCGTTTATTTGGTACAAATAGAAAATGACCCTTTTTTTGTTTATTGCTTCAATTATAGTGTTGTCTCATCATTCCAAAAAAATCCTCCGAGTGCTTTGTGGAAAGTAATGTTCTACTGTTTTGATTATTTCGCTCTGAACTTTTGGAAGTTCACTAATCCATTTTTTCCTCCAGTTACGACGTCTATTCGTTTTCTGTGATTCCGGCTGTGGGAGAGCTAGTTGCTGGTGATAGGCAGTCGTACCAATACTTGGTCGAGAGCATTCGTCGGTTTCCAAAACAGGTGAAGATCGGCATTTCTAAAGCATTTCCTGTTACTGAGCTGACTGGTTTCTTCTAAACTTCTTGCTTTTTAGTGATTTCTACCATATGTCAAACATCTAGAATATGTCAAACCTCTAGAATATCTAGGAGTAATTAGTACCTTGTAAAACAGTATTGACATTGACTGTTCCTATCACAGCAAAAGATATAAAGCTGAAGGATGCAAGATTACAAGACTTTTCAAGCATTTCATGTGTCTGTATATGTTTCGCATGTCTGCTGATCAAACTACTTATACTTTCCAGGAAAAGTTTGCTCAGATGATCCAGGAAGCTGGATTTGAGGCGGTCGAATATGAAAATCTGGTGGGCGGTGTAGTTGCCATCCACTCTGGAGTGAAACTGTAGTATAGGTCAAATAGCAGCACGGCCGACAGACGCTTCCATGGGTAGTGGTTGATCTGAATCAGGCATTTGGGGCTAACAATTTACCATTGTCTTTGTTAAAAAAAAATCATGTAACTATTATTCCTGTTTATGTAATTCAAAATAAGGACAGACGATGATCTGCACAGTGGTCTTGTTTTTTCACAATTTGGTCTCTCTATATATAGTTTGTGCTATACCTATATCTTTGAACTTGCTATCGAGTAAATTTGTCGTCTGGGGGAGAGCAAAGATCACACAACACCAAAACGTAGGGAGGAAATCATAAAAATCCTGACAGATAAATATGGAAAGAGAAAAACAATGTGTCTTTCCATTGATCTCAGAAACCCCAGAAAACAAAATAGCTTTGATTCAATCATACATAGCTTGGAGCATTTCAAAAAATAATCTCATCTACTATAAATGATTTCTCCCTGTTGGTGTTACCATCAGCACCATGGCCATTGAGCATCCCTCCAGACGCACCACCTCGCCCCGATGCTCCCTCCGCCATCTTTGTAATTCTGATGGTTTGAGTTCTCTGCTGTTTCATCGGTCGTTGCTGTGCCGCTTCTTCCAATGCTCTCTCTCGGTTTCTGATGCAGGAAGCTGCAGGAGGAACGGATCTCAAGGTCGCGCTTCAGAGCTTCGGACCTGTAGCTCCCGCTCAGGTACCTCGGATGGTCTAGGAATCTCACATTCTTCAACCAAAGCCTGAAGGCCTGAAGAGGAGCAGAGGAACACCAACAAAGATTACATGAGCTTGCTTAACCTCAAAAGGCGTAAACTATGTCCAGTAACAATCGACTGACTGAAGCATTTTAAAGAGATGATTCAAAGCTATGCTGAATAGACAATTCATTCTAACCCTACTTAAGATCAAGGGCCGCAAATGCATGTATACACGCAAAATGCACTGTGAAACATAGAGAAAAATGTTTGTTCAGGATATGAAACAAGCTATCTCCTAATTTTAGTGACAGTCAGAACTATCTAGATTTATGATGCTCCAAGCAACAACCAGcatactcttcaagggtgcatctgCCAAATTACTTGGACCATCTTGGTGTCGAGTAGTACAGTCGTTTCAAATTTACAACTGTCAGTTGTTTGATCATAGTTCTAGGTCAAGTATTAAAGATATCATGTGCCCTGCAACTTCAAAATCTGAGACGGAAGATATGAAATACCAATGTTTACTTCAACCTCCTTTTCAAATTAAGGAGCTCCCAATTTAATTTCGCGATGAAACTGATAACAGAGTCAAGATGTTCACTCGAACTTCTGTAACAATAGCAATTCCCAACATCAGCTATTTCTTGAGCAATGCTTACTTGTTTAGAACGATTTCCAGAAGAAAAGTCTTCTGAACTTGTAAAAGTTCATGTTACTGAATTCTGTGTTTGAAATGCGTGCATCATGTCAATTTTGTGATTTTAAGTTGACTCATCCTGTCGTAAAGGACAATCAATAATGGATTGCATGCAGAtaacaacaacaaacaacaacaaagcctttagtcccaaacaaattggggtaggctagaggtgaaacccataagatcttgcaaccaactcatggctctcgcacatggatagcaagcttccacgcacccctgtccatagctagctctttgtcgatactccaatccttcaggtctctcttaacggactcctcccatgtcaaaatcggtcgaccccgccctctcttgacattctccgcacgctttagccgtccgctatgcactggagcttctggaggcctgcgctgaatatgcccaaaccatctcaaacgatgttggacaagcttctcctcaattggtgctaccccaactctatctcgtatatcatcattccggactcgatccttcctcgtgtggccacacatccatctcaacatacgcatctccgccacacctaactgttgaacatgtcgccttttagtcggccaacactccgcgccatacaacattgcgggtcgaaccgccgtcctgtagaacttgccttttaccttttgtggcactctcttgtcacagagaatgccagaagcttggcgccacttcatccatccggctttgattcgatggttcacatcttcatcaatacccccatcctcctgcaacattgaccccaaataccgaaaggtgtccttccgaggtaccacctggccatcaaggctagcctcctcctcctcacagctagtagtactgaaaccgcacatcatgtactcggttttagttctactaagcctaaaccctttcgattccaaggtttgtctccataactctaacttcctatttacccccgtccgactatcgtcaactagcaccacatcatccgcaaagagcatacaccatgggatatctccttgtataccccttgtgacctcatccatcaccaatgcaaaaagataagggctcaaagctgacccctgatgcagtcctatcttaatcgggaagtcatcggtgtcgacatcacttgttcgaacacttgtcacaacattattgtacatgtccttgatgagggtaatgtactttgctgggactttgtgtttctccaaggcccac is a window of Triticum dicoccoides isolate Atlit2015 ecotype Zavitan chromosome 2B, WEW_v2.0, whole genome shotgun sequence DNA encoding:
- the LOC119365973 gene encoding 2-methoxy-6-polyprenyl-1,4-benzoquinol methylase, mitochondrial, yielding MALRAAAARLASSSLRRRHGHLLPAAGTASHAAFLHSHATSFGFKQVREDEKSKLVGNVFSSVASSYDVMNDLMSAGLHRLWKDRLISKLNPFPGMKHLDVAGGTGDVAFRVVERIKSVSHRATQGTLTDMEEDTDIYVCDINPNMLEVGKKRAAEKGYNEEQCLSWVQGDAEALSFEDGSMDGYTIAFGIRNVTHIEKALSEAYRILKKGGRFLCLELSHVDVPIFKDIYDVYSFSVIPAVGELVAGDRQSYQYLVESIRRFPKQEKFAQMIQEAGFEAVEYENLVGGVVAIHSGVKL